Proteins encoded in a region of the Cygnus olor isolate bCygOlo1 chromosome 4, bCygOlo1.pri.v2, whole genome shotgun sequence genome:
- the LOC121069704 gene encoding uncharacterized protein LOC121069704 — MDRYRYFVFNQRSMVVLGLLQLALSALCVVSGFVDGVFRTESVLGRTRAPVWAGMVMGVPGVLALFSSQRKNPVLVNVLIAASITSCVAILIVIVYSSLTLGYGEEEDLSSHPAHVIHTKFVLSKVVKGANITMLIASICSTVVVTIIAHLGCRSLPCCSCYDSITGMEWLQPSEDQNQAMEMVCAVRSPGDRIFDFPDRFPVQDFDTEEDTSKPPPYIRMT, encoded by the exons atGGACCGGTACCGGTACTTCGTGTTCAACCAGCGGAGCatggtggtgctggggctgctccagctggcGCTCAGCGCCCTGTGCGTCGTCAGCGGCTTCGTGGACGGCGTCTTCAGGACGGAGTCCGTGCTGGGCAGAACCAGAGCCCCGGTCTGGGCCGGAATG GTCATGGGAGTCCCGGGCGTCctggctttgttttcctctcagaGAAAGAACCCCGTTCTC GTGAATGTGCTGATAGCTGCGTCTATAACCTCTTGTGTTGCCATCCTCATTGTAATAGTTTATAGCTCCCTAACGCTGGGCTATGGTGAAGAGGAGGACCTAAGTTCTCACCCAGCCCACGTTATCCATACG aagTTCGTACTTAGTAAAGTTGTCAAGGGTGCTAACATCACGATGCTCATTGCATCGATCTGCAGTACTGTCGTTGTGACGATTATTGCTCACTTGGGATGCCGAAGTCTTCCGTGCTGCTCATGCTACGATAGCATAACTGGAATG GAATGGTTGCAACCTAGTGAGGACCAAAATCAGGCTATGGAGATGGTTTGCGCTGTACGAA GTCCAGGAGACAGAATTTTTGATTTCCCAGATCGGTTTCCAGTCCAGGACTTTGACACAGAGGAAGACACATCCAAACCTCCACCATACATCAGAATGACTTGA